A single genomic interval of Rosistilla ulvae harbors:
- a CDS encoding OprO/OprP family phosphate-selective porin, whose product MFKTQKRRWLRRLLGLAVVCQFGASIGYAQFPSEDAGLEAAAFSPILLGKSDDASVAPVAYNEPVSALHWATPGDATAGDDLGDSVKTADESTDKSDNAGQEKDSRDELIEDLTKRLDDMEESWGQYQGKITKEAEAKKKKSSYKMGGRLHMDYWNFMDNSPGIGYFEHDDPTNANYGTDPEDRFLFRRLRLEIQGEVPENMVFRIQMDFNNPSTPEYKDAYIGWTNLPYNQTLLLGNQKRPMGLDHLNSSRHNVFMERPFAVEAFNEDARRIGLAMYGHNDAESTFWAYGLYSLENTSTTGRIIGDSMQMGGYGRVGGSPWYDEVSGGRGYWHLAMSGAVAKPDGDASSADSNSNEARFRTRPEARSDSRWLNTGRIVGADWFETIGLESMLNIGSLQITSEYLFNWVQRDDQIAGSGPDTHFHGGYIFASYFLTGEHIPYKRTHGTIDRVRPFENFFLVDRFCGNRGRKMGMGALALALRYDYIDLTDGDIQGGVGHSVTGGLNWYWTAYSKLQTNLIYGEIDNHSPVGPTGTEYTSGDYAILGMRFMLDF is encoded by the coding sequence ATGTTCAAAACTCAAAAACGTCGTTGGCTGCGCCGACTGCTAGGCTTGGCAGTTGTATGCCAATTTGGGGCGTCGATCGGTTACGCTCAATTCCCATCCGAAGATGCTGGCCTGGAAGCCGCTGCATTCAGCCCCATCCTTTTGGGTAAATCCGACGACGCGTCGGTTGCTCCCGTTGCCTACAACGAACCCGTTTCGGCTCTTCACTGGGCGACTCCCGGCGACGCCACCGCGGGGGATGATTTAGGCGACTCGGTTAAAACGGCTGACGAATCGACAGACAAGTCAGACAACGCGGGACAGGAGAAGGATTCGCGAGACGAACTGATCGAAGATCTGACCAAACGTCTGGACGACATGGAAGAGTCGTGGGGCCAGTACCAAGGCAAGATCACCAAGGAAGCCGAAGCCAAGAAGAAGAAATCGTCCTACAAAATGGGCGGTCGTCTTCACATGGACTATTGGAACTTCATGGACAACTCTCCTGGGATCGGATATTTCGAGCACGACGACCCAACCAACGCGAACTACGGAACCGACCCCGAAGACCGCTTCCTGTTCCGCCGCTTGCGGTTGGAAATCCAGGGCGAAGTCCCCGAAAACATGGTCTTCCGGATCCAAATGGATTTCAACAATCCATCGACCCCAGAATACAAAGATGCCTACATCGGCTGGACCAACCTGCCATACAACCAAACGCTGTTGTTGGGTAACCAAAAGCGTCCGATGGGCTTGGACCACTTGAACAGCAGCCGCCACAACGTGTTCATGGAACGACCGTTTGCAGTCGAAGCGTTCAACGAAGACGCTCGACGGATCGGTTTGGCAATGTACGGCCACAACGATGCCGAATCGACCTTCTGGGCGTACGGTCTCTACAGCCTGGAAAACACCAGCACCACCGGTCGTATCATCGGTGACAGCATGCAAATGGGCGGTTACGGTCGCGTTGGCGGCAGCCCCTGGTACGACGAGGTCAGCGGTGGACGCGGCTATTGGCACTTGGCGATGTCCGGTGCAGTCGCCAAGCCCGATGGCGACGCCAGCAGTGCCGATTCGAACAGCAACGAAGCTCGCTTCCGCACACGCCCCGAAGCACGCAGCGATTCGCGATGGCTCAACACAGGTCGAATCGTAGGTGCCGACTGGTTTGAAACGATCGGCCTCGAATCGATGCTGAACATCGGATCGCTGCAGATCACCAGCGAATATTTGTTCAACTGGGTTCAACGCGACGATCAGATCGCCGGATCGGGTCCCGATACCCACTTCCATGGCGGTTACATCTTCGCATCGTACTTCCTGACCGGGGAACACATTCCCTACAAACGAACCCACGGTACGATCGATCGTGTCCGACCATTTGAGAACTTCTTCCTTGTCGATCGCTTTTGTGGCAATCGCGGACGAAAGATGGGCATGGGAGCTCTCGCATTGGCTCTGCGATACGACTACATCGACCTCACCGACGGCGACATCCAAGGTGGCGTGGGTCATTCGGTCACCGGTGGCCTGAACTGGTACTGGACTGCGTATTCGAAACTGCAGACCAACCTGATCTACGGCGAGATCGACAACCACAGCCCCGTTGGCCCCACGGGAACCGAATACACCTCGGGTGACTACGCGATCCTTGGTATGCGATTTATGCTCGATTTCTAA
- a CDS encoding N,N-dimethylformamidase beta subunit family domain-containing protein: protein MSTIPPVARLARLNLSRTKPLRNACQPLACGLVPILLFVITAIAPVPLIAETSPIVAENQLPGTTDWQLTRVRPNAGRYRTSLVEGYCSEQSLSVGEELKVFISSDPAVPVNLDIYRMGYYGGTGGRLVKTFPNIDTITQPVPEAGKDRVRQCKWEPSVSFTIPEDWVSGVYLGKLTTVPEADQPYWQSYVIFIVKDDRPADFVFQCSDNTWQAYNRWPVNDSLYTHPDGPQKPGVAVSFDRPYGMYCQIFEHPLSLGSGEFLLWEFPLCFWMEQQGYDVTYVSNSDLLNPGEIDRCKTFLSVGHDEYWDTRQYDTVAAAIDRGVNVLWLSANSVYMVSPFSPSESGQSNRIITRTGSFGPLREEETQTYGKIMGPFETHGPDERKIIGARTVVPFNGGGDWVCTQPKHWIYEGTQMRRGDRIEGLIGWEHHGDPDLQRPGLQVVAEGTTWASGTDPGHWTATIFPGPKDNFVFNAATIYWAQGLATPPGHIIPWSHFSRPHGPDRRVQQITKNLFERSLQKPQD from the coding sequence ATGTCAACGATCCCACCTGTTGCTCGCCTTGCGCGATTGAATCTCTCCCGGACGAAACCGCTTCGGAACGCCTGCCAACCGCTTGCATGCGGCCTGGTTCCGATCCTCCTGTTCGTGATCACCGCGATCGCCCCGGTTCCGCTGATCGCCGAAACGAGCCCGATCGTCGCGGAGAACCAACTCCCCGGGACGACCGATTGGCAACTGACCCGCGTCCGCCCCAATGCCGGCCGCTATCGAACCTCGCTTGTCGAAGGCTACTGTTCGGAGCAATCGCTTTCGGTTGGCGAAGAATTGAAAGTCTTTATAAGCTCCGATCCGGCGGTTCCCGTCAATCTGGACATCTACCGGATGGGCTACTACGGCGGCACCGGCGGCCGGCTGGTCAAGACCTTCCCGAACATCGACACGATCACGCAACCGGTTCCCGAGGCGGGGAAAGACCGCGTGCGGCAGTGCAAGTGGGAACCGAGTGTCAGCTTCACGATTCCCGAGGATTGGGTCAGTGGAGTCTATCTGGGAAAACTGACGACGGTCCCCGAAGCCGACCAACCTTATTGGCAGAGTTACGTGATCTTCATTGTGAAAGACGATCGCCCCGCCGATTTTGTCTTCCAATGTTCGGACAACACTTGGCAAGCGTATAACCGCTGGCCCGTGAACGACTCGCTGTACACCCATCCCGACGGTCCGCAGAAGCCGGGCGTCGCGGTCAGCTTCGACCGCCCCTACGGCATGTATTGCCAGATCTTCGAACATCCGCTGTCGCTCGGTTCGGGTGAATTCCTGCTGTGGGAATTCCCGCTTTGCTTCTGGATGGAGCAACAGGGATACGACGTCACCTACGTCAGCAACAGCGACCTGTTAAACCCCGGCGAGATCGACCGCTGCAAAACGTTCCTGAGCGTCGGGCACGACGAATACTGGGACACGCGGCAATACGATACCGTCGCGGCGGCGATCGATCGTGGCGTCAATGTGCTGTGGCTGAGTGCCAACAGCGTCTATATGGTCAGCCCCTTCAGCCCCAGCGAAAGCGGCCAGTCGAATCGAATCATCACCCGCACCGGCAGCTTCGGTCCGTTGCGGGAGGAGGAGACGCAGACCTACGGCAAGATCATGGGCCCGTTCGAAACCCATGGCCCCGACGAACGAAAGATCATCGGCGCGCGGACGGTCGTTCCATTTAACGGCGGCGGCGACTGGGTTTGCACTCAGCCCAAGCACTGGATTTACGAAGGAACTCAAATGCGCCGCGGCGACCGCATCGAAGGCCTGATCGGCTGGGAACATCATGGCGATCCCGATCTGCAGCGACCGGGACTGCAGGTCGTCGCCGAGGGGACCACTTGGGCCAGCGGCACCGACCCGGGACACTGGACCGCGACGATCTTCCCCGGCCCGAAAGACAACTTCGTCTTTAACGCAGCCACGATCTACTGGGCTCAAGGACTTGCGACCCCGCCGGGGCACATCATCCCCTGGTCGCATTTCAGCCGCCCGCACGGTCCCGATCGCCGCGTTCAACAGATCACTAAAAATCTGTTTGAGCGCTCGCTACAGAAACCTCAGGATTGA
- a CDS encoding enoyl-ACP reductase FabI, giving the protein MTDFLKLSGRNILVMGVANKKSVAFHVAKTLEEVGANVIYSVRSEQRRESLAKLLPGREILICDVSRQVEIDALAAYISDNGWTIDGLLHSIAFADYSDGIKPFHETTRAQFLQAVDISCFSLVAICNALRGCFSDDASVVTIGISTTRMASESYGYMAPIKAALASSLAFLTKSFSKFSQVRFNSVAAGLLKTSASAGIPGYVDSYLFAESVIPRGKAVSTSEVADTAAFLLSPRSSGICAQQLIVDAGMEINYFDQDVVRRATDH; this is encoded by the coding sequence ATGACCGATTTTCTGAAACTCAGTGGCCGCAACATCCTGGTGATGGGCGTTGCGAACAAGAAGAGCGTTGCCTTTCACGTCGCTAAGACGTTGGAAGAAGTCGGGGCCAACGTGATCTATTCGGTCCGCAGCGAGCAACGTCGCGAATCGTTGGCAAAGCTGTTGCCGGGACGCGAGATCTTGATCTGTGACGTCTCGCGGCAGGTGGAGATCGATGCTTTGGCCGCCTACATCAGCGACAACGGCTGGACGATCGATGGCCTGCTGCACTCGATCGCCTTCGCCGACTATAGCGACGGGATCAAACCGTTTCACGAAACGACGCGGGCCCAGTTCCTGCAAGCTGTCGACATTTCGTGCTTCTCGTTGGTAGCGATCTGCAACGCGCTTCGCGGATGCTTTTCCGACGACGCCAGCGTCGTCACGATTGGAATCAGCACGACGCGGATGGCGAGCGAGAGCTACGGATACATGGCTCCGATCAAAGCGGCGTTGGCTTCGTCGCTGGCGTTTCTGACGAAGTCGTTCAGCAAGTTCTCGCAGGTCCGATTTAATTCGGTCGCCGCCGGGCTTTTGAAGACGAGCGCCTCGGCGGGAATCCCGGGCTACGTCGATTCGTATCTATTCGCCGAATCGGTGATCCCGCGTGGCAAAGCGGTTTCAACAAGCGAAGTCGCCGACACGGCGGCGTTTCTGTTGAGCCCGCGGTCGTCGGGAATCTGCGCTCAACAATTGATCGTCGATGCGGGAATGGAGATCAACTACTTTGATCAGGATGTCGTTCGCCGCGCGACCGATCACTGA
- a CDS encoding 3-hydroxyacyl-ACP dehydratase FabZ family protein — MTAEQIEAAIPHRTPMRLLDEIVEQTEQTIVCKKTFHSDDFFVQGHFPGYPIVPGVIQCECCLQAGAILLSKQTPADGSVVPVATRMDNVKFKRMVRPGDTVELHVTLNEQLSNAFYMTGKVMLDGKLAARLDFACSVATPEEG, encoded by the coding sequence ATGACCGCTGAACAGATTGAAGCCGCCATTCCCCACCGCACACCGATGCGTTTGTTGGATGAAATCGTCGAACAGACCGAGCAGACGATCGTTTGCAAGAAGACGTTTCACAGCGACGATTTTTTTGTGCAGGGGCATTTTCCCGGCTACCCGATCGTGCCGGGGGTGATTCAATGCGAATGCTGTTTGCAGGCCGGGGCGATTCTGTTGAGCAAGCAGACGCCGGCGGACGGTTCGGTCGTTCCGGTGGCGACGCGGATGGACAACGTCAAATTCAAGCGGATGGTCCGCCCGGGCGACACCGTTGAGCTCCACGTCACGCTGAACGAACAGCTCTCCAACGCCTTCTATATGACGGGCAAGGTTATGTTGGACGGCAAATTGGCGGCTCGGTTGGACTTTGCTTGCAGCGTTGCGACGCCTGAGGAGGGCTAG
- a CDS encoding lactate racemase domain-containing protein, whose protein sequence is MTTYFARGSETAELSTADLREGLEKLFTDRGRPSKALAIPPDYSRLPSRAGEITCLCHELLGDAMVDVMPALGTHKPMSPEQLAHMFPGLPTDLIREHNWRNDVVTLGDVDADFVSQATEGIYSEPWPAQVNRLLLEGGHDMILSIGQVVPHEVIGMANYNKNIFVGTGGVKGINESHFLSAAYGMERTMGRADTPLRKILNRAQDLFCKEMPLVYILTVIGQQPDGSLVTRGLYIGDDHDTFFEAAELALKVNFTVLERAPKKMVCYLDPSEFHSTWIGNKSIYRTRLAIEDEGELIVLGPAVRMFGEDEAIDGLIRKYGYQPSARVMELVQQNEDLRNNLSAAAHLIHGSSENRFRVTYAPGELSQQEIESVGYNYGDVKSLMEKYPPEKLNDGWHTDSDGEEFYFIKNPALGLWASPGRV, encoded by the coding sequence ATGACCACCTACTTTGCCCGTGGCTCTGAAACCGCCGAACTCTCGACCGCCGATCTACGAGAGGGCTTGGAAAAGCTGTTCACCGACCGCGGCCGCCCCAGCAAAGCCCTGGCAATTCCCCCGGACTACAGCCGCCTGCCCAGCCGCGCCGGCGAAATCACCTGCCTCTGCCACGAACTGCTCGGCGATGCGATGGTCGATGTGATGCCCGCCTTAGGAACGCACAAACCAATGTCGCCGGAACAGTTAGCGCACATGTTCCCCGGCCTGCCAACCGATCTGATCCGCGAGCACAATTGGCGAAACGATGTCGTCACCCTGGGCGACGTCGATGCCGATTTCGTCAGCCAAGCGACCGAGGGAATTTATTCGGAGCCGTGGCCGGCGCAGGTCAACCGCCTGCTGCTTGAAGGAGGCCACGACATGATCCTCTCGATCGGCCAAGTCGTTCCGCACGAAGTGATCGGAATGGCCAACTACAACAAGAACATCTTTGTTGGCACCGGCGGCGTGAAGGGAATCAACGAGAGCCACTTCCTGAGCGCGGCTTACGGCATGGAACGGACGATGGGACGCGCCGACACGCCGCTGCGAAAGATCCTCAATCGCGCTCAAGACCTGTTCTGCAAAGAGATGCCGCTGGTCTACATCCTGACCGTCATCGGCCAACAGCCCGATGGATCGCTGGTCACTCGCGGGCTGTACATCGGCGACGATCACGACACGTTCTTCGAGGCGGCAGAGCTGGCCCTGAAAGTCAACTTCACCGTTTTGGAACGCGCCCCGAAAAAGATGGTCTGTTATCTCGACCCCTCCGAGTTCCACAGCACTTGGATCGGCAACAAGTCGATCTACCGAACGCGACTGGCGATCGAAGACGAAGGCGAACTGATCGTCTTGGGTCCCGCCGTGCGGATGTTTGGCGAAGACGAAGCGATCGACGGGCTGATCCGCAAATACGGTTATCAACCGAGTGCCCGCGTGATGGAATTGGTCCAACAGAACGAAGACCTCCGCAACAACCTCTCCGCCGCGGCTCACCTGATCCACGGCAGCAGCGAAAACCGCTTCCGCGTCACCTACGCCCCCGGCGAGCTGTCGCAACAGGAGATCGAAAGCGTCGGCTACAACTACGGCGACGTGAAAAGCCTGATGGAAAAGTACCCGCCGGAAAAACTGAACGACGGCTGGCACACCGACAGCGACGGCGAAGAGTTTTACTTCATCAAGAACCCAGCCCTCGGCCTCTGGGCCTCCCCAGGCCGCGTCTAA
- the atpC gene encoding ATP synthase F1 subunit epsilon: protein MAKLKCVVVTPEKTEIDREVDSLVLPLYDGAMGVLPGRAPLIGRLGFGQLELTDSSSTETYFVDGGFAQVENNVVSILTGRAMPVSDIVYADAEKELAAALQLPANTEEQRQVRDASALRARGQMRISRK, encoded by the coding sequence GTGGCAAAGTTAAAGTGCGTTGTAGTGACGCCAGAGAAAACCGAGATCGATCGCGAAGTCGACAGTCTGGTGCTGCCATTGTACGACGGTGCGATGGGCGTGCTTCCCGGACGCGCTCCGTTGATCGGACGCCTCGGGTTTGGACAGCTTGAACTGACCGATAGTTCGTCGACCGAGACCTATTTCGTCGACGGCGGGTTTGCTCAAGTCGAGAACAACGTCGTCTCGATCCTCACCGGTCGAGCGATGCCGGTCAGCGACATCGTCTACGCCGATGCGGAGAAAGAGTTGGCAGCCGCGTTGCAGTTGCCTGCGAATACCGAAGAGCAGCGTCAGGTCCGCGATGCGTCGGCGTTGCGAGCACGCGGTCAGATGCGTATCTCGCGCAAGTAA
- the atpD gene encoding F0F1 ATP synthase subunit beta produces the protein MSTVTENKSGRVTQIIGSTFDAEFPQDALPKIYNALKITSEHKGVKVNLTGEVQQHLGGGRVRCVALGSTDGMIRGMEVIDTGSPITVPVGKGALARVFNVLGEPVDGRGPVESDERWPIHRQAPQISELSTNTELFETGIKVIDLLTPFVRGGKAGLFGGAGLGKTVILTELIARIASTHGGYSVFAGVGERTREGTDLWLEMQETEIGSTGRNVIEQTCMVFGQMNEPPGARLRVALSALTMAEYFRDTTGVDTLLFVDNIFRFSQAGSEVSALLGRMPSAVGYQPTLATEMGALQERISSTKKGAITSVQAVYVPADDPTDPAPATAFGQLDAFIYLERSISEKGIYPAIDPLASNSRILDPQYVGERHYAIARRVQTILQRYRELQDIIAILGVDELSESDKMIVHRARRIERFLSQPFLVAEKFIGKPGEVTSIGDTIRSFEEICDGKWDHLPEQAFMYVGSIEQAEEQAKQMAEKAKK, from the coding sequence ATGTCAACCGTCACTGAAAACAAGTCGGGCCGCGTTACCCAGATCATCGGATCGACGTTCGATGCGGAATTCCCGCAGGATGCTCTGCCGAAGATCTACAACGCGCTGAAGATCACGTCGGAGCACAAGGGCGTCAAAGTCAATCTGACCGGCGAAGTGCAACAGCACCTCGGCGGCGGACGCGTCCGCTGCGTCGCGTTGGGTAGCACCGACGGCATGATTCGCGGAATGGAAGTCATCGACACCGGTTCGCCGATCACCGTTCCCGTGGGCAAGGGAGCTTTGGCTCGCGTCTTTAACGTCTTGGGTGAACCCGTCGACGGTCGCGGTCCTGTCGAATCGGACGAGCGTTGGCCGATCCATCGTCAAGCTCCACAGATTTCGGAGCTGTCGACGAACACCGAATTGTTCGAGACCGGTATCAAGGTGATCGATCTGCTGACTCCGTTTGTTCGCGGTGGTAAAGCGGGTCTGTTTGGTGGTGCGGGACTGGGCAAGACCGTTATCTTGACCGAGTTGATCGCTCGTATCGCTTCGACTCACGGTGGTTATTCGGTATTCGCGGGTGTCGGCGAACGAACTCGTGAAGGAACCGACCTGTGGTTGGAAATGCAAGAGACGGAGATCGGTTCGACCGGTCGTAACGTTATCGAGCAGACCTGCATGGTCTTCGGCCAGATGAACGAACCACCAGGGGCTCGTTTGCGTGTTGCGTTGTCGGCACTGACGATGGCGGAATATTTCCGTGACACCACCGGCGTCGATACGCTGTTGTTTGTCGATAACATCTTCCGCTTCTCGCAAGCCGGTTCGGAAGTATCGGCGTTGTTGGGACGTATGCCTTCGGCTGTGGGTTACCAACCTACGCTGGCGACCGAAATGGGTGCTCTGCAAGAGCGAATTTCGTCGACCAAGAAGGGTGCGATCACATCGGTACAAGCGGTTTACGTTCCTGCGGATGATCCGACCGATCCGGCTCCTGCGACGGCGTTTGGTCAGTTGGACGCGTTCATCTATCTGGAACGCTCGATCTCGGAAAAGGGTATCTACCCTGCGATCGATCCATTGGCTTCGAACAGCCGTATTCTCGATCCTCAATACGTCGGCGAACGCCACTATGCGATCGCTCGTCGCGTGCAAACGATCCTGCAACGCTACCGCGAATTGCAAGACATCATCGCGATTTTGGGTGTCGACGAATTGAGCGAATCGGACAAGATGATCGTTCACCGCGCTCGTCGTATCGAACGCTTCCTGTCGCAACCGTTTTTGGTCGCCGAAAAGTTCATCGGCAAGCCGGGTGAAGTCACCTCGATCGGCGATACCATTCGCAGCTTCGAAGAGATCTGCGACGGCAAGTGGGATCATCTGCCAGAGCAAGCGTTCATGTACGTCGGTTCGATCGAACAGGCGGAAGAGCAAGCCAAGCAGATGGCAGAAAAGGCGAAGAAGTAG
- the atpG gene encoding ATP synthase F1 subunit gamma produces MANARALDKRRKSIRNIRKITRTMELIATARFRKAMDRAAAATDYTERITQIVASLAAAGLEVQHPLLEARPDPRAASCLVLTSNRGLCGGYNSSIFRRALPRIEELRKSMDHLNIDVSGKRGIGAFKFRGIKTNDTYQQFDDQPKFAEVEQIANKYLAAYAAGEIDRLDVVYTKFHSVAKQEAVIETLLPLGAIDLDEEEATGLSADYEFLPSAESILEEVVPTSFKIRLFKCFLDAAVSEQVARMVAMKSATENAGEIIKQLSMTYNRARQSQITGEIMEIIGGVEALAN; encoded by the coding sequence ATGGCCAACGCCAGAGCACTTGATAAACGCCGGAAATCGATTCGCAACATCCGCAAGATCACGCGGACGATGGAATTGATCGCGACGGCGCGGTTTCGCAAAGCGATGGATCGAGCCGCTGCGGCGACCGATTACACCGAACGTATTACCCAGATCGTCGCCAGCCTTGCGGCGGCCGGTTTGGAAGTTCAACACCCGTTGCTCGAAGCACGTCCCGATCCACGGGCGGCTTCCTGTTTGGTGCTGACCAGCAACCGCGGCCTGTGCGGCGGTTACAATAGCTCGATCTTCCGTCGCGCATTGCCACGGATCGAAGAGCTTCGCAAGTCGATGGATCACTTGAACATCGATGTCAGCGGCAAGCGCGGAATCGGTGCGTTTAAGTTCCGCGGGATCAAGACTAACGACACCTACCAGCAGTTCGACGACCAGCCGAAGTTTGCCGAAGTCGAACAGATCGCCAACAAATATCTGGCGGCTTACGCTGCGGGTGAGATCGATCGTTTGGACGTTGTTTACACCAAGTTCCACAGCGTCGCTAAGCAGGAAGCGGTGATTGAGACGCTGTTGCCGCTTGGTGCGATCGACCTCGACGAAGAGGAAGCGACTGGGTTGTCGGCCGATTATGAATTCCTGCCATCGGCGGAAAGCATTCTGGAAGAGGTCGTTCCGACGAGCTTCAAGATTCGATTGTTCAAATGCTTCCTGGACGCTGCTGTTAGCGAACAGGTGGCACGTATGGTGGCAATGAAAAGTGCGACCGAAAACGCCGGCGAGATCATCAAGCAACTGTCGATGACCTACAACCGTGCTCGCCAATCGCAGATTACCGGCGAGATCATGGAAATCATCGGTGGCGTCGAAGCCTTGGCCAATTAA
- the atpA gene encoding F0F1 ATP synthase subunit alpha produces the protein MKFNSDEIASVLQQEIEQYESKVDVREVGTVLEVGDGIARVYGLSGVMAGEMVEFPNGSIGLAFNLEESSVGVIILGDYLTIEEGDEVKALGKLLSVPAGDAVAGRVLDPLGNPMDGKGPVQSDIRRDVEVIAAGVSERQPVHEPLQTGIKAIDAMTPIGRGQRELIIGDRKTGKTAVAIDAIINQKGNGVKCFYVAIGQKDSAVATVVDALEKHGAMDYTTIIVAGASAPAPLQYVAPYAGTAMAEHFMFNGQHALIVYDDLSKQAVAYRQMSLLMRRPPGREAFPGDVFYCHSRLLERSSKLNDELGGGSLTSLPIIETLEGEVSAYIPTNVISITDGQIYLQPDLFFSGVRPAMNAGISVSRVGGAAQIKAMKKVAGGLRLQLAAFRALEAFAQLGTDLDAATQQELDRGYRMVELLKQPQYSPLDVSLQVISLYAGTKGFLDDVAVDKVQEFEKALLQFINDKHSGIASSIKESGEMSDDVTEKLEAAIKDFKQGWKPAA, from the coding sequence ATGAAATTCAACTCCGATGAGATTGCTTCGGTCTTGCAACAAGAGATCGAGCAGTACGAGAGCAAGGTTGATGTCCGCGAAGTCGGAACGGTCTTGGAAGTTGGCGACGGTATCGCTCGCGTTTACGGCCTTTCGGGCGTAATGGCTGGCGAGATGGTCGAATTTCCCAACGGTTCGATCGGGTTGGCTTTTAACTTGGAAGAAAGCAGCGTCGGTGTGATCATCTTGGGTGATTACCTGACCATCGAAGAAGGCGACGAAGTCAAGGCGTTGGGCAAGCTGTTGAGCGTCCCCGCTGGCGACGCCGTTGCCGGGCGCGTGCTCGATCCGCTGGGCAACCCGATGGACGGCAAGGGCCCCGTGCAATCGGACATTCGCCGCGACGTCGAAGTCATCGCGGCGGGTGTTTCCGAACGGCAACCGGTTCACGAGCCGCTGCAAACCGGTATCAAGGCGATCGATGCGATGACGCCGATCGGCCGCGGGCAACGCGAGCTGATCATTGGCGACCGCAAGACCGGCAAGACCGCCGTGGCGATCGACGCGATCATCAACCAAAAAGGGAACGGCGTTAAGTGTTTCTACGTCGCGATCGGACAGAAGGATAGTGCGGTTGCAACCGTCGTCGACGCGTTGGAAAAGCACGGCGCGATGGACTACACCACGATCATCGTCGCCGGTGCCAGTGCTCCCGCACCGCTGCAATATGTCGCGCCTTACGCTGGAACCGCGATGGCCGAACACTTCATGTTCAACGGCCAGCACGCGTTGATCGTCTATGACGATCTCAGCAAGCAAGCGGTCGCCTATCGCCAAATGTCGTTGCTGATGCGACGTCCGCCAGGCCGCGAAGCGTTCCCCGGAGACGTTTTCTATTGCCACAGTCGTTTGTTGGAACGATCCAGCAAGCTGAACGATGAGCTTGGTGGCGGATCGTTGACCAGCCTGCCGATCATTGAAACGCTCGAAGGCGAAGTTTCGGCTTACATTCCAACCAACGTGATTTCGATCACCGACGGCCAGATCTACCTGCAACCCGACTTGTTCTTCTCAGGTGTGCGTCCCGCGATGAACGCCGGTATTTCGGTTTCTCGCGTGGGTGGTGCCGCTCAGATCAAGGCGATGAAGAAGGTCGCCGGTGGTTTGCGTCTGCAATTGGCAGCCTTCCGTGCTCTCGAAGCGTTCGCTCAACTGGGTACCGACCTCGATGCGGCAACGCAACAAGAGTTGGATCGCGGTTACCGAATGGTCGAACTGCTGAAGCAGCCTCAGTATTCGCCGTTGGATGTATCGCTGCAGGTGATCAGCTTGTACGCCGGTACCAAGGGCTTCCTGGATGATGTCGCTGTCGACAAGGTTCAAGAGTTCGAGAAAGCGTTGTTGCAGTTCATCAATGACAAGCACAGCGGAATCGCATCGAGCATCAAGGAATCGGGCGAGATGTCGGACGACGTGACTGAAAAGCTGGAAGCAGCGATCAAAGATTTCAAGCAAGGCTGGAAGCCCGCTGCGTAA
- a CDS encoding F0F1 ATP synthase subunit delta, which translates to MNESAKHDTVLDTGALQLGRVYAQALIGAAMKEGVTDDAIEQLGQLVDDVLSQHPTLASVFASPRVSQEEKSRILDSLLGDKVHPVLLRFLKVVAGRGRLGYLNEIRYSADQLKNEMMGRVVAEVRTALPLTDELRQSVQQRLADKLGKDVVLKETVDPQLIGGLVVRIGDTVIDSSVAGQLESLSQRARDGLASKLIANADSFANGS; encoded by the coding sequence ATGAACGAATCTGCCAAGCATGATACGGTGCTGGACACCGGAGCTTTGCAACTTGGGCGTGTCTATGCTCAAGCGTTAATCGGCGCGGCCATGAAAGAAGGCGTGACGGATGACGCGATCGAGCAGTTGGGCCAATTGGTCGACGATGTTCTGTCGCAGCATCCGACGCTGGCCTCGGTTTTCGCCTCGCCACGGGTTAGCCAAGAAGAGAAGTCGCGGATCTTGGACAGCCTGCTTGGTGACAAGGTGCATCCCGTGTTGCTTCGCTTTTTGAAGGTGGTCGCTGGCCGCGGTCGGTTGGGCTACCTGAACGAGATCCGATATTCGGCGGATCAGCTGAAAAACGAGATGATGGGACGCGTGGTTGCGGAGGTGCGAACTGCGCTTCCGTTGACCGACGAACTGCGCCAGAGCGTCCAACAACGCTTGGCAGACAAGCTCGGCAAGGATGTTGTTTTGAAGGAAACGGTCGACCCACAGCTGATCGGCGGCTTGGTCGTTCGGATTGGCGACACCGTGATCGATTCGAGTGTCGCGGGCCAATTGGAATCGCTGTCGCAGCGGGCTCGCGATGGTCTCGCAAGTAAATTGATCGCCAATGCCGATTCGTTCGCCAACGGATCGTAA